In Euzebyales bacterium, the DNA window CTGTCACGGCCGATCGGATGGTGGCTGAAGGAGGCGGACGCACACATCACGGCGGCGTTCGACGAGGCGTTCGGCACCGCCGACGTCGACCGGCGCCGGTGGCAACTGCTGACGTCGTTGTCCCGCGGGCCCGCGTATCGCGGCTCCCTCGCGGAGGCGCTCCGCCGCTTCGACACGGGCGCCGACATCGCCATCGTCCTAGACGACCTCATCGGTCGTGGACTGGTGGTGGCGGGTGACGATGGGCGGCTGCGCCTGACCGACGCCGGCGCGGCGGTGCACGAACGGGCGGCCACACAGGTCGATGCGGTACGCGGGCGGGTGGTCGACGCGCTGGGCGGCGATCATGGCTACGTCCAGCTCGTCACGTTGCTCGCCCGGCTCGTCGACGCCCTCGCAGCGGACGCAGGATCGCAGTCGTCATGACCCCCGGCAGCGGTGCACGGTGTCGTCCAGGGGTGGTGGGTGGGACGGACCGCGTTCGAGGACCTGACGGCGGCCGGACAGGCCCGCAGGCTGCGAGGCCTGGTCCCGCTCGCCATGGCGCACCACGACATCGACGTGGCGCGCGTGCGCCAGGCCCAGCGTTCAACACGACGTTCCGCATCGACGGGACCGACGGCAGGCGGTACGCACTACGGGTCGGGTCGCGGTGGCACCTCAACACCAACCAGATCGCCGAGGTCGAGGCGGTCTGGGCCGCGGCGCTGGCCGCCGACACGGCGGTCGCGCCGCCACAGGTCGTCCGGACCCGCGCTGGCCCCGCGTGGGCGAGGGTGGAGACCCCTGGTGCCCCGGTGCCCGCGCGTGCGTGCTGTTCACGTGGCAGGAGGGTCGGACGTTGCACGGCCGGCTGCAAGACCTCGATCTGGTCGCCGCGGCCGGCGAGGTGCTCGCCGCCCTGCACGCCCTTGCGATGGGCCTCGGTGGCGTGAACGCCGCCCAGTGCTCAGGGCCGACCGTGTCTGCTACTTCCGCCTGCCCGACGTCCTGGCGGAACGTGGCGCGCTGTTCGCAGAGGCGTGGGCGCAAGAGGGCATCGACCGGCTCTGGCGTGATCGTGGTGAAGCCGCCCACCTGCTCCACGTCGACTTCTACCCAC includes these proteins:
- a CDS encoding MarR family winged helix-turn-helix transcriptional regulator gives rise to the protein MDQQALSRPIGWWLKEADAHITAAFDEAFGTADVDRRRWQLLTSLSRGPAYRGSLAEALRRFDTGADIAIVLDDLIGRGLVVAGDDGRLRLTDAGAAVHERAATQVDAVRGRVVDALGGDHGYVQLVTLLARLVDALAADAGSQSS